The nucleotide window CATCGCGCGCGAGGAAATCTTCGGCCCTGTCCTGTCGATCATCCCCTTCGAGACCGAAGAGGACGGCATCCGCATCGCCAACGACACGCCCTATGGCCTGACGAACTATGTCCAGACCCAGGATCCGGCCCGCGCCAACCGCTGCGCCCGCGCCCTGCGCTCGGGCATGGTGGAAATGAACGGCCAAAGCCGGGGCCTCGGCTCGCCCTTCGGCGGCATGAAACAGTCCGGCAACGGCCGCGAAGGCGGCAAATGGGGGCTCGAGGACTTCCTCGAGGTCAAGGCGGTCTCGGGCTGGACCGAAGACGCCTGACGCGGATGGAGATCCACGCCTTCGTGTTGCACCTCGTCCGGGCTTCGGCCCGGCGAGAGAACGCGCAGGCACTGCTGGCCGACGCTCGCGACATCGGCGGCTTCAGGGCCGAGATCTGGCCCGCCGTCGACGGCGGCTCGATGTCCTCCACCGACCTTTCGTCCAGCGTCGGGGCCGCGCTGTTCGAGCCGGGTTACCCGTTTCCCCTCAAGGCGGGCGAGATCGGCTGCACCCTCTCGCACCGCCAAATCTGGGCCGAGCTTCAGAGGCGCGACGCGGGCGCTGCACTGATCCTCGCGGACGACGCCGAGATCGACCCCGACACGTTTCACGCCGCGCTCAGCCTCGCCCGGCCCCATATTGAACGGCTTGGCTACATCCAGTTCCAGACCAATGCCCCGAAAGGCCCCTCGCATCTCGTCGACACGTTCCGCGACTGCCGCCTCGTGGTGCCGCAACAGGCCGGGCTGCGCGCCACCGGCCAGATGGTCAGCCGCGCCGCCGCCGCACGGCTGCTGGCGCTGTCCGACCCTTTCGACCGACCCGTCGATGCCTTCGTCCAGTCCCACTGGCACACCGGCCTGCGCCCGGCGATGATCTACCCCTCGGGCCTTGCCGATATCGGGCCAGAGATCGACGACCCTGCCGCCCGGCCGGGCGATCCCTCCTGGACCGAAAAGCTCGTGCGCGAATTCCACGGCGCCCGCTACCGCACGGCGGTCTCGCGCCTGTCGCGCCGCAGCGCCGCGCCCGCCAATGGCGGCTTCGCGGCGGACGGTGACTGGGCAGGCTGACCGCATCATCCCCCCGCCTCTCGGGTGGCGCCCGCAACCGGATCCTCCGATATACCGCCGTCCCGACGGCTGGATGCGCGACGGGGTCTGGCAGCCTTCCGCACATCGCACCGCGAAAAACCGCCCGACACTTCCGTAGGGTGGGGTTCCACCCCACCTTCCCCCCCACGCTGAAACCCACTAAACACCCCCCATGAACACCATCCCCGATATCGCGCAGGCCGTCTTCGTGCCCGAGACCGTGCACAAGCGCGATATCTTTTCCGAGACCATCTCCGGCCACCTCGAAGGCCACCCCGACATCGCCGTCGTCCTGCGCAAGCTCGACACGGTGCCGCTCTACGCCCGCCCTCTCTCGCGCTGGCTGGCTGCGCGCGAAACCCGCGGCCTGCGCGCCGTGCAGGGGATCGAAGGCTGCCCCACCCTCATCCGCGCCGACCACGTGGGCCTATTGCGCAGCTGGACCAAGGGCACGCCTTTGCAACTGGCCAAGCCCACCGATCCGACCTGGTACCGGGACGCCAGGCGCCTCTTGCGCGAAATGCGCCGCGCGGGCGTCACCCATAACGACATCGCCAAGCCGCAGAACTGGCTGATGACGCCCGAGGGCCGTGCCGCCGTCATCGACTTCCAGCTCGCCTCGGTCCATCCCCGGCGTGGCAAGCTCTTCCGTCTCAAGGCCCGCGAGGACCTGCGCCACCTGCTGAAACAGAAACGCGCCTACGCGCCGCATCTGCTCACCCCGTCAGAGCACCGGATGCTGGCACAGAAATCCCTGCCTTCCCGCGTCTGGATGGCCACCGGCAAACGGCTCTACAATTTCATCACCCGTCGCCTGATGAACTGGTCCGACGGCGAAGGCACCGAGGACCGCATGGAACGTGACGGCCCTGCCCTGCGCAAGGCCCTGCTCGCTCATCCGCAGATCACCGACGTGGCGCTCTGCACCTTCGCCCTGCCCGCCAAGGGCGTCGGCCTCTATGCGTTCGTCGAAACGCCGCTCACCGCGTCCGAGGTCACGAAACTGGCCCCCGCGCCAAAACCCGAACACATTCAGACCGTCACCGCACTCCCCCGCCATCCCGACGGCGCCCCACGGCTCGACGCGCTCACGCTCATTGCCACCAACCGGCTCGACGAACTCGAACAGCTACAGGTCGACGATCCCCACCTTGCCGCCACGCTGAAACCCATCATCGCGCACCGCCTCAACCTCACCGACCGCGTGCTGCGCGCCTGAGTTTCACGCACCACGCGTTCTAGAACGGCGCCTTCTGACGAAACACCATCCCCGCCCCGCCATCGGGATGCCGCAGCCGCAACTCCTCGGAATGCAGCATCAGCCGTTCATGCTCCAGACCCGCGCCCTCGGCATAGAACGGGTCCCCCAAAATCGGATGGCCCAAGGCCTGCATATGCACGCGCAACTGGTGGCTGCGCCCGGTCTTCGGCATCAGCCGCATCCGGGTCTCGCCCTCGCCATATCTCTGCACGCGCCAGTCCGTCACCGCGGCCTTGCCGGTCTCATGGCACACTTTCTGCCGCGGCCGGTTCGGCCAGTCCACGATCAGCGGCAGGTCCACCGTCCCGGTCCGCTCCTCCACCCGGCCCCAGACCCGCGCCACGTAGATCTTCTTCACCTGCCGCTTCTCGAATTGCAGGCCAAGGTGCCGCTGCGCATGGGGCGACAGCGCAAAGACCATCACGCCGGACGTGTCCCGGTCCAGCCGATGCACCAGCAGCGCCATGGGAAACGCCTCCTGCACACGCGCCAGCAGGCAATCGGCAAGGTGCGCCCACTTGCCCGGCACGCTCAGCAGGCCGGGCGGCTTGGCCACCACCAGGATCTCGTGATCCTCGTGCAGCACCTCCAGCGGGGTCATCGGCGGGTCGTAATCGGACATGGGCGCCGCATACACCAGCCCTGCCCGCCACGCCAGCCCGGCCCACGGCACCAGACGCCTGCACCGTTCCCCTGAGCGTCCCGCCGAACGGGTGCCGAGCGATAACGTCCCAAGGCAGAAAAATACTCAAAAACTGCCTGCACGCAGGTCAGCGACCAAGGCTCTCCTACGAAACCGATGCCGCATCGACGGCGTCCCGAACCGTCCGGAAAATTCCTGTCAACGCGTCCATTGCGATCCCGCCGAAGGCAAGCCGCAACGCCTGTGGCGCTGCGACAGTGGTTGCGAAAGGTCCTGCGCCGGACGCAGAAATTCCGTGCGCCTTCAGCCGTGTGACGATCGGTTCGGCGCGAACGCCCTTTTCAAGCGACAACCAGGCGAAGCCCGCGTTGCGATGCGACAGAACCGAGGAACCGCCAAGAACCGTCCGGCAGAGCCGCTGGCGCTCTGCGCCATCCCGCCGCCGGGTGGCTTCGGATTTGGCAAGCGTGCCGTCCTCCACCCAGCCCGTGACCAAGCCGGATATCAACGCCGGGGCGTTCCAGGTCGTCGCCCTGATCGCTTCTAGCAATCCGTCCGTGTGGCTCTCGGGTGCGACCAGGTAGCCCAGACGCAACCCTGTCGAAAGGCTCTTGGAAAAGCTACCGACATAAACCGTTCGTTCCGGTGCAAGCGCGAAGAGGCTGGGCGGAGGGTCCGGTTCCAGGAATGCATAGGCCGCGTCCTCGATGAGCAACAGGTCGTGCGCGCGCGCGATCTCGATCAGGTGCAGGCGCGTTGCCTCGTCCATGACGGCCCCCAATGGGTTGTGAACCGTCGGCATCAGGTAGACCGCCCGCACCTTGCGCGCGCGACACTGCCGTTCCAGGTCGTCCGGGTCCATCACGCCATGTCGCCCCTCGACCGGAACAAGATCCAGCCCCTGCAATGCCGCGACGGACTTGAAGCCGGGATATGTCAGAGTGTCGGTTGCGACCCTGTCGCCGCTCCGAAGAAGACCGAGCGCGACCGTCGCCAGCCCATGCTGCCCGCCCGACGTGACCAGAAGACAGTCGGGGTCGATGGGGCCAAGGGTTCCGGCAAGGCTTTCGGCAATGATCCGGCGCTCGTGCGCCCGGCCGCCGTGAGGTTGATACCGCAGCATCGCCTCAAGGTCGCCCGCCGCCGCAAGCCGCCGCAGGCCCGCCCGCAACATATCCGCATCGCCCGCGTTCCCCGGCATGTTGAAGACAAGATCGACGAGTCCATCGCTGGCCGTCTGCCGGACCCCCAGCGCGGGCGGCAGCCCGACATCGCGCACGAACGTGCCGCGACCGGCTTCGCCGACGATCAGGCCTCTGCGTTCGACCTCGCTGTAAACACGCGTCGCCGTGGCCAGGGCCACGCTGAACTGTTCGGCAAAGGCGCGATGGGTCGGCAGCTTCGTGCCCGGGGCCAGCTTGCCCTCCTCGATCGCCGTCGAGAGCATGTCGGCAAGGTGGATGTATCGCGCCCTCTTCATCGCCTCACTGTATCTAGTACAATAGAAAAATTGTCCTACGACATTCATCGTGCCATGCCGGTCTGAAGTCAATCTTCGAGGTCCGCGCCCCATGTCCAGGCTCATCCCGGTTTCGCTGCTCGCTCTCGGGCTCTTCACGGTGACGTTCGCCGTCAACCTTCAGGCTCCGCTCTACGAGGTCTACGCGGCCCAAAGCGATGTCGGGGCCACGGCGGTGACGGTCGCGTTCGCGGCCTATGTCGGTGGTCTCCTGCCGACGCTGTTGCTGATCGGCGGGCTGTCGGACCGCATCGGCAGACGGGTCCCGATTGCGCTGGCGTTGATCCTGGGCACCGTGGCAACGGCGCTTCTCGTACAGGTGCCAAGCTGGGCAAGTCTTGTCGTCGCGCGCGTCCTGCTCGGGATCGGGACGGGTCTGGCGACAACCGCCGGGACGGCCTACATGACGGAAATTCTCGGCGCGAGCCGTGCAAGGAACGCCGCCCTTGTCGTGACCTCCGCCACATCGCTCGGCTTTGGCGGCGGCGCTCTGGCAACGGGGATCAGCCTCGGGGTGCAGGGGCCGACGCTCCTGCCTGCCAGCTATATCGTCCTGTTCGTGGCGGCTCCGGT belongs to Roseovarius sp. THAF27 and includes:
- a CDS encoding serine/threonine protein kinase, with the translated sequence MNTIPDIAQAVFVPETVHKRDIFSETISGHLEGHPDIAVVLRKLDTVPLYARPLSRWLAARETRGLRAVQGIEGCPTLIRADHVGLLRSWTKGTPLQLAKPTDPTWYRDARRLLREMRRAGVTHNDIAKPQNWLMTPEGRAAVIDFQLASVHPRRGKLFRLKAREDLRHLLKQKRAYAPHLLTPSEHRMLAQKSLPSRVWMATGKRLYNFITRRLMNWSDGEGTEDRMERDGPALRKALLAHPQITDVALCTFALPAKGVGLYAFVETPLTASEVTKLAPAPKPEHIQTVTALPRHPDGAPRLDALTLIATNRLDELEQLQVDDPHLAATLKPIIAHRLNLTDRVLRA
- a CDS encoding pseudouridine synthase, which translates into the protein MSDYDPPMTPLEVLHEDHEILVVAKPPGLLSVPGKWAHLADCLLARVQEAFPMALLVHRLDRDTSGVMVFALSPHAQRHLGLQFEKRQVKKIYVARVWGRVEERTGTVDLPLIVDWPNRPRQKVCHETGKAAVTDWRVQRYGEGETRMRLMPKTGRSHQLRVHMQALGHPILGDPFYAEGAGLEHERLMLHSEELRLRHPDGGAGMVFRQKAPF
- a CDS encoding glycosyltransferase family 25 protein codes for the protein MEIHAFVLHLVRASARRENAQALLADARDIGGFRAEIWPAVDGGSMSSTDLSSSVGAALFEPGYPFPLKAGEIGCTLSHRQIWAELQRRDAGAALILADDAEIDPDTFHAALSLARPHIERLGYIQFQTNAPKGPSHLVDTFRDCRLVVPQQAGLRATGQMVSRAAAARLLALSDPFDRPVDAFVQSHWHTGLRPAMIYPSGLADIGPEIDDPAARPGDPSWTEKLVREFHGARYRTAVSRLSRRSAAPANGGFAADGDWAG
- a CDS encoding PLP-dependent aminotransferase family protein → MKRARYIHLADMLSTAIEEGKLAPGTKLPTHRAFAEQFSVALATATRVYSEVERRGLIVGEAGRGTFVRDVGLPPALGVRQTASDGLVDLVFNMPGNAGDADMLRAGLRRLAAAGDLEAMLRYQPHGGRAHERRIIAESLAGTLGPIDPDCLLVTSGGQHGLATVALGLLRSGDRVATDTLTYPGFKSVAALQGLDLVPVEGRHGVMDPDDLERQCRARKVRAVYLMPTVHNPLGAVMDEATRLHLIEIARAHDLLLIEDAAYAFLEPDPPPSLFALAPERTVYVGSFSKSLSTGLRLGYLVAPESHTDGLLEAIRATTWNAPALISGLVTGWVEDGTLAKSEATRRRDGAERQRLCRTVLGGSSVLSHRNAGFAWLSLEKGVRAEPIVTRLKAHGISASGAGPFATTVAAPQALRLAFGGIAMDALTGIFRTVRDAVDAASVS